The following is a genomic window from Roseitalea porphyridii.
CTGTCCGCCCGAGATCGGCCGCCCCGAACGGCCGACGGGCGGCTGCAGCGGATAGTCCGGATCGGTGTTCTTGGCGACCAGGTAGAATTCGATCTCCGGCGCGACGACCGGGCGCCAGCCCTTATCGGCATAGGCGTCGATGACCCGCTTGAGCACCTGGCGCGGCGTGATCCAGGACGGCTCGCCCGTGCGCTGGTCGACCAGGTCGCAGACCACCTGGGCGGTCGGATCGGTTTCCCAGGGCACCACCGACAGCGTCGCAAGGTCCGGCTCGAGCTTCAGGTCGCCGTCGCGCGGATCGTAGCGGAACTCGCCGGTCTCGTCGGGATATTCGCCCGAGATCGTCTGCCGGAACAGCGCCGAGGGGAGCGCCAGCGCGGTGTTGGATGTGAACTTGTTGGACGGCATCATCTTGCCGCGTGGCACCCCGGCCAGATCGGGCGTGATGCACTCGATATCCTCGATCGAGCGCGCCGCCAGCCACGGGCCGGCCTCCGACCAGTTGCCGACGCCGCGAAGATTGTGGACGAAATCGGGTACGGCGCGCTTGGCCGGTTTCGTCTTGCGCCTGGTTCCAACCGGCGCACCGCCGGTCCGGTCCTGTTGGCCCGAGCGGGCCTTCATGTCTTCCGACATCAATCACCTTGTGCCTGTTTGATCTCCTATAAACCCGCCGCGCGGCCCGTGAAAGCCCGCACGACAATCATGGTGAAGCTGCGGCGAAAGCCCGATTGCGGGCCCGGCCACCCATGCTACTGTCCGCCCGCCAGTGCGAGGGAGGCGGCCATGATGACCCTTTTCGAAACCCTGACCAGGGCCCAGGACGGCGAGGCGATCAAGGCGATGGCCCGGCAGTTCGGCCTGTCTGAACAGCAGACCGAACAGGCGATCGAAGCGCTGATGCCGGCCTTTTCGGCGGGCCTCAAGCGCAACGCGTCCGATCCGATGGGCGTCGCCGGCTTCATGCAGGCCCTGTCGACCGGCCAGCACGCCAAATATTTCGAGGACGTGCACAACGCCTTCGCGCCGCAGGGCGTTAAGGAAGGCAACGGCATTCTGGGCCATCTGTTCGGCTCCAAGGAGGTCAGCCGGGCCGTCGCGGCGCAGGCCGAACAGGCGACCGGCGTCGGCCAGGAAATCCTCAAGCAGATGCTGCCGGTGGTCGCGGCGACGCTGATGGGCGGCCTTTTCAAGCAGTCGACCGGTCAGGTCGCGCCGAGCCGGCAGGCGGCCAGTCCGATGGCCCGGATGATGGAGCAGTTCATGGCCGCGCAAGGACAGCCGTCGCAGGGCGCCAGCGGCAATCCGTTCGCCGAAATGGTCGCGCAGATGTTCGGCGGCGACGCCGCGGCGGCAAGGCCCGCGCCCGAGGCGATGGCCGACAACCCCTGGGGCAGGCTCTTCACCGAGATGATGGGCGGTGGGCCGTCGGTGACCGCGCCGGAAAAGAACGGCAATGCCTACGAGGAACTGTTCGGCCAGATGTTCGAGACGGGCCGGCAGACGCAGGACAGCTACCAGCGCGGGATCGAGGACATTTTCGACAGCTATCTGCGCGGCATGATCAAGAGCCGGTAGCGTCCCTTACCGGCCGCGCATCACCAGCACGTTGCCGGCGATCACCAGCGCCAGGCCGGCGAACGCCGTCAGCGTCCACTGGTAGCCCTCGAGCGCGGTCGACACGAGCAGCGCGAAGATCGGAAACACGACCGTCGCGTAACCGGCGCGGCCTGAACCGATCCGGCCGACCAGAGTCAGGTAGGCGGCAAAGGCGATCACGGTCGAGACCACCGCCAGAAACAGCAGCGACCAAAGATAGTCGGGCCGCGGGTCCCATCCGAACGGCTTGCCCATCACCAGCGCCAGGATCGCGCACCAGCTCGCACCGTAGACCATGCCCCACGCGTTGGCCGAGACCAGCGGGATCTCGGCGCGCCTTTTCGACAGCTGCGCCGAGATCAGCGAACCGGCCGAAAAGCACAGCGTGCCGGCGATGCAAAGGCCAAGCCCGGTGGCGACCTCGGCGTCGAAGCCGCCCTCGGTGATCTTCGGCCAGAACATCAGCCCGATCCCGGCAAAACCGATCGCCCCGGCCAGCACGGTGCGCCGCGAGGGCAGGTCGCGCCAGACGAGAGCGGCGAGGAACACGTTGGTCAGCGAGGCCAGCGAGAAGACCACCGACAGCAGCCCGCTGACAAGATAGGCCGAGCCGTAATAGAACAGCAGGAAGTTGGTCGAGAAGATGCACACGCCCATCGCCGCAAAACGCGCATGTTCGGCGAGCGGGAAGGCCATGCGGCGGCCGGAGACGGTCGCCCATGCGACCATAATCGCACCGGCGATCACGAACCGGTAGACCAGCGAGACCTCGTTGGCGACCACACCCGGCTGCAGCGACAGCGCGTACCAGGAAAACGACCACGCCATCACGGTCAGCGCGTAGAGCCCGTAATCGAGCGGGGCGAACGCGTCCTGTCCGGACGAAGCGGCTGGCCGTGGCGAAGAGGGGGCGGACATGGGGTTTCCTCGTGCCGGACCGGTACGCCGGGCGATCGGCTTTGACAAGGCGCGACTTGACCGCCTCCCCGCCCGCTGAAACAAACGGGCATGGCTTCGCAATTGCCCCTTGCCGATTCCGCCACCACCAACGTGGCCGAGTTTTCGGTCTCCGAGATCAGCCAGGCGGTCAAGCGCACCGTCGAGGACGCGTTCGGTCGCGTGCGCGTGCGCGGCGAGGTCTCCGGCTACCGGGGGCCGCATGCCTCCGGTCACGCCTATTTCCGCCTCAAGGACGACCGCGCGACGCTCGAGGCGGTGATCTGGCGCGGCACGTTCTCCAAGCTCGCCTTCAAGCCCGAAGAGGGCCTGGAGATCATCGCGACGGGGCGGCTGACCACCTATCCTGGCTCGTCGAAATATCAGATCGTCATCGACCATATCGAGCCGGCCGGCGCCGGCGCGCTGATGGCCCTGCTCGAGGAGCGGCGCAGGAAGCTTGCTGCCGAGGGGCTGTTCGACGCGGATCGCAAGCGACCATTGCCCTTCATGCCGCGCGTCATTGGCGTCGTCACCTCGCCGACCGGCGCGGTGATCCGCGACATCGTCCACCGCATCGCCGACCGTTTTCCGGCCCACGTGCTCGTCTGGCCGGTGCGGGTGCAGGGTGAGACCTCGGCCGCCGAGGTGGCGGCGGCGATCGACGGGTTCAATGCGCTCGACGGGACCGGTCCGGTGCCGCGCCCGGACGTGCTGATCGTGGCGCGCGGCGGCGGCAGTCTCGAGGACCTCTGGGGCTTCAACGAGGAGGCCGTGGTGCGCGCGGCGGCCCGCTCGCAGATCCCGCTGATCTCGGCGGTCGGCCACGAGACCGACACCACGCTGATCGACCACGCCGCCGACCGGCGCGCGCCGACGCCGACCGCCGCGGCCGAGCTCGCCGTGCCGGTGCGGGCGGAGCTTCAGGCGCATGTCGCCCAGCTTGGCGCCCGGCTGTCGGGCTCGATCAGCCGCTATGCGGAAGACCGGCGCACCCGGCTGCGCGCGCTGGCGCGCGGCCTGCCGCAGCCCGACCAGATCCTGGCCCTGCCGCGCCAGCGGCTCGATGCGCTCGACGGACGGCTGCGCGCCTGTGTCGAGGCGGTCATGGTCGACCGGCGCAACCGCCTTGCGCGTCTTTCGGCAATGCTTGCCCCCTCAAGGCTCGCCGACATGGCCGCGCGCGACAGGCTGCGTCTCGACCGGCTCGCCCGCGACCTGCCGCTTGGCCTGTCGCGCGGCCTCGCATTGCACCGGCGCGATCTGACCTACCATGCCGGCCGCCTGACCCCGCGCGCCAGCGAACGGCTGCACGCCGATGGCGCGCGCCGGCTGGCGCAGGCGACCGCGCGCCTCGATCGCGCCGCGCTTCAGACGGTTGCGGAAGCCCGTGGCCGAGCGGCCGAGAAGACGCGGCTGCTGAAGACGTTGTCCTACGAGAGCGTGCTCGAGCGCGGCTATGCGCTGGTGCGCGATGAGACCGGTGCGCCTGTACGGTCGTCATCCGGCGTCGCCACCGGCGACCGGCTGACAGTCCAGTTCGCCGGCGACGACCGGCTCGACGTGATCGCGGACGGCGCGGGGATGCCGGGCCGGTCGCCCGCCGGCAAGTCGAGGCCGAAGCCGAAGACCGATCCGCCCAGGGGCGGGCAGGGCTCGCTGTTCTGAGCCGTTCAGCCGCGCGGCGGCCTGAGCAGAAGGCTCACGCACCAAAGCGGCACGATGATGATCGAACCGAGCACCATGTTCGGCAGCGCCCATGCGAAGGCGTCGCGAACCATCTGGGAGATGCGTTCGGGCGTCAGACCGGCCTGGGCAAGCAGATCGGCCGCCGTGATGTCGAACGCCGAAAGCGCCGCCCCGAGAAGCACCGAGGCGAGCGAGATCTTCACGATGATGGCGAGGAACTGAAACACGCTGCACCCGCACAAGCCCAACTGGCGGCAAGTGTGCCCGATGAAGGTAAAGATCGACTAAAAGGCGGGCTTTCGCCTTAACGAGGCGTTAACCACGGGCGGTCGGATCATGGCGCGAAGACGGGGGTCGCGAACGGCCGGTCCCAGGACCCGCCGACGAAGAACTGCGCCGTCTCCTCGGGCTCGCCCGGCCGTTCGCCGGTCTGCCCGGCCTGCGTTTCGGCCGGCGTGTAGCCGCGCGCGGCCGTCGCGGTGAGCGCCAGGCTGCCCGAGCCCAGCGACACGATGCCGGTCAGCACGACGTCGCCATTGGGGTAGACGATGCGCGTGTCCTTGAGCGTCAGCAGCCCTTCGGAAATGTCGCCGTAGATGCGCGCCGTCGCGAACGGCTGCACCTGCGCTTCCACATCGAGCGAGAAATAGCGCGAGGCATCGGTGCGGTCCAACAGCGCATCGACGCCGAAGCCCGGCATGACGCCGGCGGCCATCTCGATGGCGACCATGCCGCGCAGGTCGCGGCTGGACCGCAACGAACCGGCGGCCGGACCGTGCATGGTCACCGAGAAACTGCCCCTGCCGCGCGGCAGCGCGCGCGGCAGGGCGAACGTCTCGCCGATCTCGGCGGTGTCGACATCCTGGCCCGACAGGATGATTTCGGCCTGTTCGCCCCGGGCGCCCGGCGAGAGGCTCAGCCGCGCCTGCACATGCCCGCCATAGGCCTGCGCGTCGCCGATGTCGAAGATGGCGACATCGTCGGAGACCTGGGCGGTCGCCGCCAGCATGCCCAGCGACAGATCGCCGAAGGTGGCCGTGGCCGCCGAGATGCGGAAGTCGGCGGTCATCTGTTCGGTCGCGCTGCTCGTCTCCACCTGCCCGTTGCCGATCAGCTGCGGCACATCGACGAAGGCCGACAGGAAGGCGCGGATGTCGAGCGACTGGAAGTCGAGCGTGCCGGTCAGCGACGGCCCGGTCTCCGGTTCGCCATAGCCGATCTCCAGCACGCCGTTGCCGCTGTTCCCGTCTACGGTGATGGTCAGCCCCTCGAACCGCATCCGCCGCTGCGCCAGGCGGACCTGGCCGGACATCTCCACGGTGCCGAGCGCGCGCCCCGGCGTGACGTCCGTCTCGAGCACCGTCAGCAGGTTCTGGACCGAGGGGGTCGAAAAGGTCAGGGCGCCGTCGGCGAACGGCGGTCCGCCCACATTGGCGCGCCCGGAAAAGTCGAGCCTCATCGTCTCGGACTGGACCGCCAGGCTGGTCGCTGCCGGCTCGTTGAGGAAGAAGACGGTCGGCGCCTGCGTCGAAAAGCGCACGGTACCGGCGGTGCCGCGCCAGATCGCCTCGGCGGTCACCGAGAGCGGCGCGTTCAGACGCGGCCAGTCGACGGTCGCATCGATCGCGGTAATGTCTTCGGCGACCGTGCCGTCGGGCCCAAGGATCGTCACGCGGCCGTTCTCGGCGACCATCGTGCCCAGCCGGTCGGCCGGTCTATCGCGGTCGCCGGCGGCACCGTTGCGCGCTGCGGCCAGCAGGCGTCCGGCGCGCCCCGATTGGGAAGCCCAGTCGATCCGTCCGTCGGTCTGCCGCACGATGCGCAGATGCGGCCGGACCAGCCGGAAGTTGGAGAATTCGGGCCGGCCTGTGATCAGCCCCGCAAGCCCGATATCGGCCTCGAGGCTCTCGGTCGTCATGATCGGCGTCCCGGTGCCGCCCGGACCGTCGATGGTGACGTCGCGCAGCACCACGCGCGGCCGCGGCAGCACGGTCACCTCGGTGCGCCCGCCGAGCCGCGCCTTGGTGCCGAAGAAGTTGCCCAGTTCGGTTTCGACCGCTTCCTGGACGACGTCGGTCGAAACCAGCCAGGGCAGGGTGAGGGCGAAGGCGGCGCCGGCGGCCACCACGACGGCCGCAACGATGATCGCGATACGCAATACCG
Proteins encoded in this region:
- a CDS encoding DMT family transporter gives rise to the protein MSAPSSPRPAASSGQDAFAPLDYGLYALTVMAWSFSWYALSLQPGVVANEVSLVYRFVIAGAIMVAWATVSGRRMAFPLAEHARFAAMGVCIFSTNFLLFYYGSAYLVSGLLSVVFSLASLTNVFLAALVWRDLPSRRTVLAGAIGFAGIGLMFWPKITEGGFDAEVATGLGLCIAGTLCFSAGSLISAQLSKRRAEIPLVSANAWGMVYGASWCAILALVMGKPFGWDPRPDYLWSLLFLAVVSTVIAFAAYLTLVGRIGSGRAGYATVVFPIFALLVSTALEGYQWTLTAFAGLALVIAGNVLVMRGR
- a CDS encoding AsmA family protein, encoding MGKSVLRIAIIVAAVVVAAGAAFALTLPWLVSTDVVQEAVETELGNFFGTKARLGGRTEVTVLPRPRVVLRDVTIDGPGGTGTPIMTTESLEADIGLAGLITGRPEFSNFRLVRPHLRIVRQTDGRIDWASQSGRAGRLLAAARNGAAGDRDRPADRLGTMVAENGRVTILGPDGTVAEDITAIDATVDWPRLNAPLSVTAEAIWRGTAGTVRFSTQAPTVFFLNEPAATSLAVQSETMRLDFSGRANVGGPPFADGALTFSTPSVQNLLTVLETDVTPGRALGTVEMSGQVRLAQRRMRFEGLTITVDGNSGNGVLEIGYGEPETGPSLTGTLDFQSLDIRAFLSAFVDVPQLIGNGQVETSSATEQMTADFRISAATATFGDLSLGMLAATAQVSDDVAIFDIGDAQAYGGHVQARLSLSPGARGEQAEIILSGQDVDTAEIGETFALPRALPRGRGSFSVTMHGPAAGSLRSSRDLRGMVAIEMAAGVMPGFGVDALLDRTDASRYFSLDVEAQVQPFATARIYGDISEGLLTLKDTRIVYPNGDVVLTGIVSLGSGSLALTATAARGYTPAETQAGQTGERPGEPEETAQFFVGGSWDRPFATPVFAP
- a CDS encoding DUF6460 domain-containing protein; its protein translation is MFQFLAIIVKISLASVLLGAALSAFDITAADLLAQAGLTPERISQMVRDAFAWALPNMVLGSIIIVPLWCVSLLLRPPRG
- the xseA gene encoding exodeoxyribonuclease VII large subunit, translating into MASQLPLADSATTNVAEFSVSEISQAVKRTVEDAFGRVRVRGEVSGYRGPHASGHAYFRLKDDRATLEAVIWRGTFSKLAFKPEEGLEIIATGRLTTYPGSSKYQIVIDHIEPAGAGALMALLEERRRKLAAEGLFDADRKRPLPFMPRVIGVVTSPTGAVIRDIVHRIADRFPAHVLVWPVRVQGETSAAEVAAAIDGFNALDGTGPVPRPDVLIVARGGGSLEDLWGFNEEAVVRAAARSQIPLISAVGHETDTTLIDHAADRRAPTPTAAAELAVPVRAELQAHVAQLGARLSGSISRYAEDRRTRLRALARGLPQPDQILALPRQRLDALDGRLRACVEAVMVDRRNRLARLSAMLAPSRLADMAARDRLRLDRLARDLPLGLSRGLALHRRDLTYHAGRLTPRASERLHADGARRLAQATARLDRAALQTVAEARGRAAEKTRLLKTLSYESVLERGYALVRDETGAPVRSSSGVATGDRLTVQFAGDDRLDVIADGAGMPGRSPAGKSRPKPKTDPPRGGQGSLF
- a CDS encoding DUF937 domain-containing protein, whose translation is MMTLFETLTRAQDGEAIKAMARQFGLSEQQTEQAIEALMPAFSAGLKRNASDPMGVAGFMQALSTGQHAKYFEDVHNAFAPQGVKEGNGILGHLFGSKEVSRAVAAQAEQATGVGQEILKQMLPVVAATLMGGLFKQSTGQVAPSRQAASPMARMMEQFMAAQGQPSQGASGNPFAEMVAQMFGGDAAAARPAPEAMADNPWGRLFTEMMGGGPSVTAPEKNGNAYEELFGQMFETGRQTQDSYQRGIEDIFDSYLRGMIKSR